A stretch of Ipomoea triloba cultivar NCNSP0323 chromosome 11, ASM357664v1 DNA encodes these proteins:
- the LOC115995997 gene encoding disease resistance protein TAO1-like yields the protein MAGAATPDSNNWTTPTATPSQAWTQRNNGDLQENQEVSNDDTMDMDNARSEYPVILVTKEEKKRLRRPWRRSLIIRVLGRTVGYAYLLQRLQRMWKPEAVFNLIELNHGYFIAKFESRRDYEFAKYEGPWKILDHYLVVQEWEPNFDTRNNKTTKLLPLLSRFVLNEKEWPIEYEGIHLVCFNCGTYGHRHEQCGKDENGNDIAAAREETRTNTKVDDSRIKFESKFINIITKEVLVVLNFMPMNVAKRPVGIDSRVRDILDILKIQTNDGVQMIGIFGMGGIGKSTLAKAIYNHLIVGCQGFDSSCFVASIRSEISKGHNGLVGLQRKLLRKILKIKEFDIGNVDEGISLIKARLKSKRVLIVLDEIDHISQLESLAGQRNWFGLGSVVIITTRNAHLLSDLRAHEKYEIEALSCNESLQLLSWHAFGVPIPPTDYTQVSERIVSYTGGLPLALTVLGSHLRGRSVKEWSNNIEKLRLMPPDDVQEILRISYDTLDDDIQSTFLDIACIFIGLDKNDTIQDFGFRYEIGIRTLTERCLLTIHRNREKEKLQMHDLVREMARSIVRKECPRDPCKRSRVMDPDDVYEVLHGDKGTEAIEGMYVDSNMLKNEPLSTKIFSRMKKLRLLKLDGVHLKGSFKHLPKELRWLWWHNCNSRSISSDFRHANLEVLHLQGSKINRVQLSMQHFKSLKILNLGGCEQLIKTPNFTGTPSLQILCFKHCSNLVQLHPSIGSLERLIQLDLTFCEKLKELPINICHIKSLQFLYLSYCSTLQEFPIELGKLKQLRKLLAHSTNISHLPFSLGCLRNLKILSVGRHNHFLQPKLKSHLPNSNLIGFFPPTVANLCFLEALYITDNYLREIDLPINLQRLSSLKVLSLRGSYCVESLPFTLLHLSRLENLELEECLNLKELQQLPHSLEKLSAKGCVSLEKIASISNLKRLKELYLPNCKSLVELPGLESLDSIQRLEITNCTALSIPLIESCFQATLHRLIRRNYEGFLRVFDLRNEGKRIIKTFSENTIVHKVLSVIDKRLTHCIPRFLMNPAWKPSSLGALKSAMSKNAFLTSSSVQSL from the exons ATGGCGGGAGCAGCGACCCCGGATTCAAATAACTGGACAACCCCTACGGCAACTCCGAGCCAGGCTTGGACACAGAGGAATAACGGCGATCTCCAGGAGAACCAAGAAGTCTCTAATGATGACACCATGGATATGGACAATGCGCGTTCAGAATATCCCGTAATTTTGGTCaccaaagaagaaaagaaaaggctACGAAGACCTTGGCGCAGGTCCCTTATTATTAGAGTCTTGGGCAGAACAGTGGGATATGCATACTTGTTGCAGAGACTTCAGCGAATGTGGAAGCCGGAAGCGGTGTTTAATCTGATTGAGTTGAATCATGGATACTTCATTGCCAAGTTCGAATCGCGGAGAGACTATGAATTCGCAAAGTACGAGGGGCCATGGAAGATATTAGATCACTATCTTGTGGTGCAAGAATGGGAGCCCAATTTCGACACAAGAAACAACAAGACGACAAAGCTATTG CCATTACTGTCAAGATTTGTCCTGAATGAAAAAGAATGGCCAATCGAGTACGAGGGAATCCATCTTGTATGCTTCAACTGTGGAACATATGGTCATCGACATGAGCAATGCGGGAAAGACGAGAATGGGAATGACATTGCAGCAGCACGCGAGGAAACGAGAACCAACACTAAGGTGGATGACTCCAGAATAAA GTTTGAATCAAAGTTCATTAACATCATTACTAAAGAAGTACTAGTGGTGCTGAATTTTATGCCGATGAATGTTGCAAAGCGCCCAGTTGGAATTGATTCTCGTGTTAGAGATATacttgatatattaaaaattcaaacaaatgaTGGTGTCCAAATGATTGGAATTTTTGGTATGGGCGGTATAGGAAAATCAACCCTTGCTAAAGCCATATATAATCACTTGATCGTGGGGTGTCAAGGGTTTGACAGTAGTTGCTTTGTTGCAAGCATTAGATCAGAAATTTCTAAGGGACATAATGGTCTAGTTGGTTTACAAAGGAAGCTTCTTCGCAAAATACTCAAGATAAAAGAATTTGATATAGGTAATGTTGATGAAGGAATAAGTTTGATTAAAGCAAGATTGAAATCAAAAAGAGTTCTTATTGTTCTTGATGAAATAGACCACATAAGCCAACTAGAATCATTAGCGGGACAAAGAAATTGGTTTGGTTTGGGTAGCGTTGTTATAATAACGACTAGAAATGCTCATTTGTTGAGTGACCTTAGAGCACATGAGAAGTACGAGATTGAAGCGTTAAGCTGTAATGAATCTTTACAACTTTTAAGTTGGCATGCTTTTGGTGTTCCTATACCACCAACTGATTATACTCAAGTATCCGAAAGAATAGTAAGTTATACTGGTGGACTTCCATTAGCACTTACAGTTTTAGGCTCTCATTTGCGTGGAAGATCAGTGAAAGAATGGAGCAATAACATTGAGAAATTAAGGTTGATGCCTCCTGATGATGTCCAAGAAATTCTTAGAATAAGCTATGACACACTTGATGATGACATTCAAAGCACCTTCCTTGATATTGCTTGTATTTTCATTGGATTAGACAAAAATGATACTATTCAAGATTTTGGCTTTCGATATGAAATTGGAATAAGAACTTTGACAGAAAGATGCTTGTTAACAATACATAGAAACAGAGAAAAAGAGAAACTCCAAATGCATGATTTAGTGCGGGAAATGGCAAGAAGTATTGTTCGAAAGGAATGCCCTCGAGATCCTTGCAAACGAAGTAGAGTTATGGACCCAGATGATGTCTATGAAGTGCTGCATGGCGACAAG ggcACAGAAGCAATTGAAGGGATGTATGTAGATTCTAATATGTTAAAAAATGAGCCTTTGAGTACCAAAATATTCtcaagaatgaaaaaattacgACTACTCAAATTGGATGGTGTTCATCTCAAAGGATCTTTTAAACATTTGCCGAAGGAGCTTAGATGGCTTTGGTGGCATAATTGTAATTCAAGAAGCATATCATCTGATTTTCGACATGCAAACCTTGAAGTGTTACACTTGCAGGGTAGCAAGATCAATCGAGTTCAACTCAGTATGCAG CATTTCAAAAGCTTGAAGATCTTAAATCTTGGTGGCTGTGAACAACTTATAAAGACGCCAAACTTCACCGGGACACCGAGTCTTCAGATACTGTGCTTTAAGCATTGTTCAAATTTGGTCCAATTACACCCCTCAATTGGGAGTTTGGAGAGGCTTATTCAGTTAGATTTGACATTTTGCGAGAAGCTGAAGGAGCTTCCAATTAACATTTGCCACATAAAATCACTTCAATTTTTATACCTAAGTTATTGCTCCACACTTCAAGAATTCCCCATTGAGTTGGGAAAATTGAAGCAACTAAGAAAATTACTTGCTCATAGCACTAACATCTCACATTTGCCATTTTCTTTGGGATGTTTGAGAAACCTGAAGATCCTGTCTGTTGGGCGCCACAACCATTTCTTACAACCAAAATTAAAATCCCATCTTCCAAATTCTAATCTTATTGGCTTTTTCCCACCTACAGTTGCAAATTTATGTTTCTTGGAAGCTCTATATATAACCGACAACTATCTGCGTGAGATAGATCTTCCCATTAATCTTCAGAGATTGTCCTCTTTGAAAGTTTTAAGTTTAAGAGGAAGTTATTGTGTTGAGAGTTTACCCTTCACCCTTTTACACCTTTCTAGATTGGAAAACCTTGAATTGGAGGAATGCCTCAATCTCAAAGAACTCCAACAACTTCCTCATAGTTTAGAGAAACTCTCGGCAAAAGGTTGTGTCtcattggaaaaaatagcaaGCATATCAAACTTGAAAAGACTTAAGGAGTTGTACCTTCCTAACTGTAAAAGTTTAGTTGAGCTTCCAGGTCTGGAGAGCCTTGATTCCATACAAAGACTTGAGATAACAAATTGTACTGCTCTGAGTATCCCGTTGATTGAAAGCTGCTTTCag GCTACATTGCATAGATTGATTAGAAGAAACTATGAAGGTTTTTTAAGGGTTTTTGACCTTCGGAATGAGGGCAAGCGTATCATTAAGACCTTCTCGGAGAATACCATTGTTCATAAAGTCCTTAGTGTAATTGATAAGCGACTTACCCACTGTATTCCAAGATTTCTGATGAATCCTGCATGGAAACCATCGAGTCTCGGAGCTTTAAAGAGTGCCATGTCGAAGAATGCGTTCTTGACCTCATCATCCGTACAATCCTTGTAA
- the LOC115995547 gene encoding uncharacterized protein LOC115995547, whose protein sequence is MDGEVHFFPSTKGLLEFDEIAEFRHAWGLLQNQNESRVRATSQQKQKSQFLVQGEMASPSLLPPPILGSNVKAAHASEPIQKLVDEATRLVAEGSKLKSGVLEFLQSKDLNNEATTPEQIALHMLKVQSDGYIASLEMTQRLMEALKKYEVEFKYQPALENCSINYKQEAMHQCHQAD, encoded by the exons ATGGATGGTGAAGTGCATTTCTTTCCAAGCACAAAGGGGCTCCTAGAATTTGATGAAATAGCAGAATTTAGGCATGCTTGGGGGCTTCTCCAGAATCAGAACGAAAGCAGAGTGAGAGCAACAAGCCAGCAAAAGCAAAAGTCCCAGTTTCTAGTACAAG GTGAGATGGCGAGCCCTTCATTACTTCCTCCTCCAATATTGGGCTCTAATGTTAAGGCCGCCCATGCATCAGAGCCAATTCAGAAATTGGTTGATGAGGCCACTAGACTTGTGGCAGAGGGCTCCAAACTGAAGAGTGGCGTTTTGGAGTTCTTGCAATCTAAGGATCTGAACAATGAGGCCACCACTCCAGAACAGATAGCATTGCATATGCTCAAAGTCCAGAGTGAT gGGTATATAGCTTCCCTGGAAATGACTCAACGTTTGATGGAGGCTTTGAAGAAATATGAGGTGGAATTCAAGTACCAGCCTGCATTGGAAAATTGTTCCATCAACTACAAACAAGAAGCCATGCATCAATGTCATCAAGCCGACTAA